The Microbacterium schleiferi genome contains the following window.
TTCGACCCCGTCGCGTACGTCGGCGCGTGGAAGAAGGATCTCGCGCTGTTTCAGTCGGCGAGATAACGGAGGACGGCGAGCACACGCCGATGATCGTCGGCATCGACAGGGAGTCCGAGTGCGTCATAGATCCGCGACGTGTGCTGGACGACCGCCTTCTCGGAGAACCCGATCGCCGAGGCTATCCAGCTATTACTACGCCCCTCGGCCATGTATCCGAGCACCTCGCGCTGTCGCGGGGTGAGTCGCTCCACGCCACCCCCGAGCACCTGGGCGCGGGAGAGGAGAATCTCGACGACATCGGGATCCAGCGCGGTTCCGCCACGCACCACTCGGCGCAGGTCCTGTGTGAAGGTGCGGACGTCAGCGATCCGCTGCTTGAGCAGATACCCCACGCTGCCTTGACCGTTGCCGACGAGCTCGAGGGCGTAGCGGCGCTGAACGTGCTGTGAGAGAACGACGATGGCGACCTCCGGGTGAGACTGCCGAATGCGACGAGCGGCGGCAAGTCCCTCATCGGTGTGCGTCGGCGGCATCCGAATGTCGGTAATGACAAGTGCCGGATGCTGGGTCTCGACGGCTGTCTCCAGCTCGGG
Protein-coding sequences here:
- a CDS encoding response regulator transcription factor, whose product is MRVVIAEDEALLRQGLALVLEQDGFEVVSAVGTAPELETAVETQHPALVITDIRMPPTHTDEGLAAARRIRQSHPEVAIVVLSQHVQRRYALELVGNGQGSVGYLLKQRIADVRTFTQDLRRVVRGGTALDPDVVEILLSRAQVLGGGVERLTPRQREVLGYMAEGRSNSWIASAIGFSEKAVVQHTSRIYDALGLPVDADDHRRVLAVLRYLAD